One window of Phycodurus eques isolate BA_2022a chromosome 17, UOR_Pequ_1.1, whole genome shotgun sequence genomic DNA carries:
- the LOC133415603 gene encoding solute carrier family 22 member 4-like isoform X1: MKSYLETVAFLGQFGRFQQVVFLLLCISIVPNGFGAFTLVFLTDTPTHHCRVPDVNLTEDWRAVVIPVRVMNGKEVRSSCSRYRLDVVRNLSDQGYSPGRDVNLTFLEEETCQDGWIYSKDVYQSTVVTEFDLVCNNQWKKPLTTTIFFVGILAGSFFAGQLSDKFGRKPILFITLALQTVFSFIQIFSVSWSMFTLLLVINGLGQMSNYMAALVLGAEIFTGNVRLLYSSLGTCFGFAAGYMILPVCAYFLRDWKSLMLALSLPSLALFPFWWFIPESPRWLLCQGRVEEAEAIVRKAARMNKVQAPQVIFEDYIVSKPKDSQLKEPHSILDLVGNVEIGFMTIILCYVAFTMSAGYYGISFNMTQFHANAYVSCFISGAVELPAYVSSWLALRYVSRRMSIIGTLVLAAAPLYFIQMVPEGYSGLSLTLEMVGKYAITTGFGLMFPYTTELYPTALRNTAAGICNTVARMGSCITPYLLELRSYSPFLPYIILGSLAVLAAFATVLLPESFGRPLPESIHQMRKRERVKCPCIPKAETPVAVVLLENPKS; this comes from the exons ATGAAGAGTTACCTGGAGACCGTCGCCTTCTTGGGGCAGTTCGGACGCTTCCAGCAGGtcgtttttcttttgctgtgcATCAGCATCGTGCCGAACGGCTTCGGTGCCTTCACGCTCGTCTTCCTGACCGACACGCCGACACACCACTGCCGGGTGCCGGACGTCAATCTAACCGAGGACTGGCGCGCTGTCGTCATCCCGGTGCGG GTGATGAATGGCAAAGAGGTGCGTAGCAGCTGTAGCAGGTACCGGCTCGATGTAGTCCGGAACCTGTCAGACCAGGGCTACAGTCCAGGGCGGGATGTCAACCTCACCTTCCTGGAGGAAGAGACGTGCCAGGATGGCTGGATCTACAGCAAGGACGTCTACCAGTCCACCGTTGTCACTGAG TTTGACCTGGTGTGCAACAACCAATGGAAGAAACCATTGACTACCACCATTTTCTTTGTGGGCATCCTGGCCGGATCCTTCTTCGCGGGGCAACTTTCAGACAA ATTTGGAAGGAAGCCTATCCTTTTCATCACGCTGGCTCTGCAGACCGTCTTCAGCTTCATTCAGATTTTCTCTGTATCCTGGTCCATGTTCACCCTCCTCCTGGTCATCAACGGCCTGGGACAGATGTCCAACTACATGGCGGCCTTAGTGCTGG GCGCAGAGATCTTCACAGGCAATGTGCGGCTGCTATACTCATCGCTGGGAACCTGCTTTGGTTTCGCAGCTGGCTACATGATTCTGCCTGTGTGCGCTTACTTCCTGAGGGATTGGAAGTCTCTCATGCTGGCCTTGTCCCTGCCCTCCTTGGCCTTGTTCCCCTTCTGGTG GTTCATCCCGGAGTCTCCTCGCTGGCTCCTGTGCCAGGGACGAGTGGAGGAGGCAGAGGCCATTGTGAGGAAGGCGGCCAGGATGAACAAAGTGCAAGCCCCACAAGTCATCTTTGAAGACTACATT GTGAGCAAGCCCAAAGATTCACAGCTCAAAGAACCGCACAGCATTCTGGACCTGGTTGGCAACGTGGAAATCGGTTTCATGACAATAATTCTCTGCTATGTGGC GTTCACCATGTCCGCAGGCTACTACGGCATCTCCTTCAACATGACGCAGTTCCACGCCAACGCATACGTCAGCTGCTTCATCTCGGGGGCTGTGGAGCTGCCGGCGTACGTGTCCAGCTGGCTTGCTCTGCGCTATGTGTCGCGCCGAATGTCCATTATCGGCACCCTGGTACTGGCTGCGGCGCCGCTCTACTTCATACAGATGGTGCCCGAAG GTTACTCTGGCCTATCGCTCACTCTGGAGATGGTGGGAAAATACGCCATCACCACCGGCTTCGGCCTGATGTTCCCTTACACCACCGAACTGTACCCGACGGCGCTACGAAACACGGCGGCCGGGATCTGCAACACAGTGGCGCGGATGGGAAGCTGCATTACGCCATACCTGCTGGAACTCA GGTCCTACTCGCCATTCCTGCCTTACATCATACTGGGCAGTCTGGCCGTTTTGGCGGCCTTCGCAACCGTCCTCCTGCCAGAGAGTTTCGGGCGACCGCTCCctgaatccatccatcaaatGCGCAAGAGAGAGCG CGTCAAGTGTCCGTGCATCCCGAAGGCAGAAACCCCCGTTGCTGTGGTTCTTTTGGAAAATCCCAAATCTTAG
- the LOC133415603 gene encoding organic cation/carnitine transporter 2-like isoform X2 yields the protein MKSYLETVAFLGQFGRFQQVVFLLLCISIVPNGFGAFTLVFLTDTPTHHCRVPDVNLTEDWRAVVIPVRVMNGKEVRSSCSRYRLDVVRNLSDQGYSPGRDVNLTFLEEETCQDGWIYSKDVYQSTVVTEFDLVCNNQWKKPLTTTIFFVGILAGSFFAGQLSDKFGRKPILFITLALQTVFSFIQIFSVSWSMFTLLLVINGLGQMSNYMAALVLAGYMILPVCAYFLRDWKSLMLALSLPSLALFPFWWFIPESPRWLLCQGRVEEAEAIVRKAARMNKVQAPQVIFEDYIVSKPKDSQLKEPHSILDLVGNVEIGFMTIILCYVAFTMSAGYYGISFNMTQFHANAYVSCFISGAVELPAYVSSWLALRYVSRRMSIIGTLVLAAAPLYFIQMVPEGYSGLSLTLEMVGKYAITTGFGLMFPYTTELYPTALRNTAAGICNTVARMGSCITPYLLELRSYSPFLPYIILGSLAVLAAFATVLLPESFGRPLPESIHQMRKRERVKCPCIPKAETPVAVVLLENPKS from the exons ATGAAGAGTTACCTGGAGACCGTCGCCTTCTTGGGGCAGTTCGGACGCTTCCAGCAGGtcgtttttcttttgctgtgcATCAGCATCGTGCCGAACGGCTTCGGTGCCTTCACGCTCGTCTTCCTGACCGACACGCCGACACACCACTGCCGGGTGCCGGACGTCAATCTAACCGAGGACTGGCGCGCTGTCGTCATCCCGGTGCGG GTGATGAATGGCAAAGAGGTGCGTAGCAGCTGTAGCAGGTACCGGCTCGATGTAGTCCGGAACCTGTCAGACCAGGGCTACAGTCCAGGGCGGGATGTCAACCTCACCTTCCTGGAGGAAGAGACGTGCCAGGATGGCTGGATCTACAGCAAGGACGTCTACCAGTCCACCGTTGTCACTGAG TTTGACCTGGTGTGCAACAACCAATGGAAGAAACCATTGACTACCACCATTTTCTTTGTGGGCATCCTGGCCGGATCCTTCTTCGCGGGGCAACTTTCAGACAA ATTTGGAAGGAAGCCTATCCTTTTCATCACGCTGGCTCTGCAGACCGTCTTCAGCTTCATTCAGATTTTCTCTGTATCCTGGTCCATGTTCACCCTCCTCCTGGTCATCAACGGCCTGGGACAGATGTCCAACTACATGGCGGCCTTAGTGCTGG CTGGCTACATGATTCTGCCTGTGTGCGCTTACTTCCTGAGGGATTGGAAGTCTCTCATGCTGGCCTTGTCCCTGCCCTCCTTGGCCTTGTTCCCCTTCTGGTG GTTCATCCCGGAGTCTCCTCGCTGGCTCCTGTGCCAGGGACGAGTGGAGGAGGCAGAGGCCATTGTGAGGAAGGCGGCCAGGATGAACAAAGTGCAAGCCCCACAAGTCATCTTTGAAGACTACATT GTGAGCAAGCCCAAAGATTCACAGCTCAAAGAACCGCACAGCATTCTGGACCTGGTTGGCAACGTGGAAATCGGTTTCATGACAATAATTCTCTGCTATGTGGC GTTCACCATGTCCGCAGGCTACTACGGCATCTCCTTCAACATGACGCAGTTCCACGCCAACGCATACGTCAGCTGCTTCATCTCGGGGGCTGTGGAGCTGCCGGCGTACGTGTCCAGCTGGCTTGCTCTGCGCTATGTGTCGCGCCGAATGTCCATTATCGGCACCCTGGTACTGGCTGCGGCGCCGCTCTACTTCATACAGATGGTGCCCGAAG GTTACTCTGGCCTATCGCTCACTCTGGAGATGGTGGGAAAATACGCCATCACCACCGGCTTCGGCCTGATGTTCCCTTACACCACCGAACTGTACCCGACGGCGCTACGAAACACGGCGGCCGGGATCTGCAACACAGTGGCGCGGATGGGAAGCTGCATTACGCCATACCTGCTGGAACTCA GGTCCTACTCGCCATTCCTGCCTTACATCATACTGGGCAGTCTGGCCGTTTTGGCGGCCTTCGCAACCGTCCTCCTGCCAGAGAGTTTCGGGCGACCGCTCCctgaatccatccatcaaatGCGCAAGAGAGAGCG CGTCAAGTGTCCGTGCATCCCGAAGGCAGAAACCCCCGTTGCTGTGGTTCTTTTGGAAAATCCCAAATCTTAG
- the LOC133415603 gene encoding organic cation/carnitine transporter 2-like isoform X3: MNGKEVRSSCSRYRLDVVRNLSDQGYSPGRDVNLTFLEEETCQDGWIYSKDVYQSTVVTEFDLVCNNQWKKPLTTTIFFVGILAGSFFAGQLSDKFGRKPILFITLALQTVFSFIQIFSVSWSMFTLLLVINGLGQMSNYMAALVLGAEIFTGNVRLLYSSLGTCFGFAAGYMILPVCAYFLRDWKSLMLALSLPSLALFPFWWFIPESPRWLLCQGRVEEAEAIVRKAARMNKVQAPQVIFEDYIVSKPKDSQLKEPHSILDLVGNVEIGFMTIILCYVAFTMSAGYYGISFNMTQFHANAYVSCFISGAVELPAYVSSWLALRYVSRRMSIIGTLVLAAAPLYFIQMVPEGYSGLSLTLEMVGKYAITTGFGLMFPYTTELYPTALRNTAAGICNTVARMGSCITPYLLELRSYSPFLPYIILGSLAVLAAFATVLLPESFGRPLPESIHQMRKRERVKCPCIPKAETPVAVVLLENPKS, from the exons ATGAATGGCAAAGAGGTGCGTAGCAGCTGTAGCAGGTACCGGCTCGATGTAGTCCGGAACCTGTCAGACCAGGGCTACAGTCCAGGGCGGGATGTCAACCTCACCTTCCTGGAGGAAGAGACGTGCCAGGATGGCTGGATCTACAGCAAGGACGTCTACCAGTCCACCGTTGTCACTGAG TTTGACCTGGTGTGCAACAACCAATGGAAGAAACCATTGACTACCACCATTTTCTTTGTGGGCATCCTGGCCGGATCCTTCTTCGCGGGGCAACTTTCAGACAA ATTTGGAAGGAAGCCTATCCTTTTCATCACGCTGGCTCTGCAGACCGTCTTCAGCTTCATTCAGATTTTCTCTGTATCCTGGTCCATGTTCACCCTCCTCCTGGTCATCAACGGCCTGGGACAGATGTCCAACTACATGGCGGCCTTAGTGCTGG GCGCAGAGATCTTCACAGGCAATGTGCGGCTGCTATACTCATCGCTGGGAACCTGCTTTGGTTTCGCAGCTGGCTACATGATTCTGCCTGTGTGCGCTTACTTCCTGAGGGATTGGAAGTCTCTCATGCTGGCCTTGTCCCTGCCCTCCTTGGCCTTGTTCCCCTTCTGGTG GTTCATCCCGGAGTCTCCTCGCTGGCTCCTGTGCCAGGGACGAGTGGAGGAGGCAGAGGCCATTGTGAGGAAGGCGGCCAGGATGAACAAAGTGCAAGCCCCACAAGTCATCTTTGAAGACTACATT GTGAGCAAGCCCAAAGATTCACAGCTCAAAGAACCGCACAGCATTCTGGACCTGGTTGGCAACGTGGAAATCGGTTTCATGACAATAATTCTCTGCTATGTGGC GTTCACCATGTCCGCAGGCTACTACGGCATCTCCTTCAACATGACGCAGTTCCACGCCAACGCATACGTCAGCTGCTTCATCTCGGGGGCTGTGGAGCTGCCGGCGTACGTGTCCAGCTGGCTTGCTCTGCGCTATGTGTCGCGCCGAATGTCCATTATCGGCACCCTGGTACTGGCTGCGGCGCCGCTCTACTTCATACAGATGGTGCCCGAAG GTTACTCTGGCCTATCGCTCACTCTGGAGATGGTGGGAAAATACGCCATCACCACCGGCTTCGGCCTGATGTTCCCTTACACCACCGAACTGTACCCGACGGCGCTACGAAACACGGCGGCCGGGATCTGCAACACAGTGGCGCGGATGGGAAGCTGCATTACGCCATACCTGCTGGAACTCA GGTCCTACTCGCCATTCCTGCCTTACATCATACTGGGCAGTCTGGCCGTTTTGGCGGCCTTCGCAACCGTCCTCCTGCCAGAGAGTTTCGGGCGACCGCTCCctgaatccatccatcaaatGCGCAAGAGAGAGCG CGTCAAGTGTCCGTGCATCCCGAAGGCAGAAACCCCCGTTGCTGTGGTTCTTTTGGAAAATCCCAAATCTTAG